The Xiphias gladius isolate SHS-SW01 ecotype Sanya breed wild chromosome 9, ASM1685928v1, whole genome shotgun sequence genome window below encodes:
- the srsf2a gene encoding serine and arginine rich splicing factor 2a isoform X2 encodes MSYGRPPPDVEGMTSLKVDNLTYRTSPETLRRVFEKYGRVGDVYIPRDRYTKESRGFAFVRFLDKRDAEDAMDAMDGALLDGRELRVQMARYGRPPDSMYSRRGAPPRRYGGYGRRSRSKPFDPGAPHTARLRSRSYSRSRSRSRSKSKSKSKSKSRTPRRSKSKSPSRSRSRSRSKSRSRTPPSNRGSKSKSKSRSRSKSKSRPKSPEDNGAES; translated from the exons ATGAGCTACGGAAGGCCGCCGCCAGACGTTGAGGGGATGACCTCCCTCAAAGTGGACAACCTGACTTACCGAACTTCGCCGGAGACATTGCGCCGAGTTTTCGAGAAGTATGGCCGCGTGGGAGATGTGTATATCCCCCGGGATAGATACACCAAGGAGAGCCGTGGCTTCGCCTTCGTGCGGTTCCTCGACAAGCGCGACGCCGAGGACGCCATGGACGCTATGGACGGCGCGCTGCTCGACGGGCGGGAGCTCCGGGTGCAGATGGCCCGCTACGGGAGACCACCGGACTCCATGTACAGCCGGAGAGGTGCTCCGCCGCGAAGATACGGAGGGTACGGACGTAGAAGCAGGAG CAAGCCGTTCGATCCAGGCGCCCCCCACACAGCCCGCCTCAGGTCCCGCTCCTActccaggtccaggtccaggtccaggtctAAGTCTAAGTCCAAGTCCAAGTCCAAGTCCAGAACACCCAGACGGAGCAAGTCAAAGTCTCCCTCCAGGTCTCGCTCCCGCTCCAGATCCAAGTCAAGGAGTCGAACACCGCCTTCCAACAGAGGGTCAAAGTCCAAGTCCaagtccaggtccaggtccaaATCCAAGAGTAGGCCTAAATCACCAGAGGACAACGGCGCTGAGTCTTAA
- the srsf2a gene encoding serine and arginine rich splicing factor 2a isoform X1, which translates to MSYGRPPPDVEGMTSLKVDNLTYRTSPETLRRVFEKYGRVGDVYIPRDRYTKESRGFAFVRFLDKRDAEDAMDAMDGALLDGRELRVQMARYGRPPDSMYSRRGAPPRRYGGYGRRSRR; encoded by the coding sequence ATGAGCTACGGAAGGCCGCCGCCAGACGTTGAGGGGATGACCTCCCTCAAAGTGGACAACCTGACTTACCGAACTTCGCCGGAGACATTGCGCCGAGTTTTCGAGAAGTATGGCCGCGTGGGAGATGTGTATATCCCCCGGGATAGATACACCAAGGAGAGCCGTGGCTTCGCCTTCGTGCGGTTCCTCGACAAGCGCGACGCCGAGGACGCCATGGACGCTATGGACGGCGCGCTGCTCGACGGGCGGGAGCTCCGGGTGCAGATGGCCCGCTACGGGAGACCACCGGACTCCATGTACAGCCGGAGAGGTGCTCCGCCGCGAAGATACGGAGGGTACGGACGTAGAAGCAGGAGGTAA